A stretch of DNA from Patescibacteria group bacterium:
TTTTTTAAAAAAAAACACCCCTCGGGGCTTTTATGAATACTACATCTTTGTAAAAATATGTCAAGAAAATATCCAGCGGTCTGTGACTGCTGGATATAATGTTTACTTCCCAAACTGTGGCGCTATTAAGCGACCTTTTTTCTTGCGAAACGACTTTTTTTGTCGCTACCGATAGTTGTACTACTACTGTCGTCGCCGTCCTTTGTTACGACTTTGTTTTTTTCAACAATTTTATACAAGGCCTTTCTAACTTCAGCACCTAATTCGCCAGATTGCATATCCGCAAGACTACACGAGATAGTCATAAAAAACCTCCTAATTTCAAATTAACATAAAGTGGAACAACAAAACTTTAGAATCTTCACCTTGAAGAAGAACATAAAATAACCTTTTAGTCAAGGACTAGAAGGTTATTTTATGTGCACGCCCCCCCCGAGGTCGGACCTCCGTGGGGTGGTATTAGCGTATTTCGTAAGTAATAGTTACTCTCGATACTATTTTATTCTCACCCACTGGAATCTCTGGTGCCATAGATCCACCCACTTTCCCCAATACTGTCGCTTCTGCAAAATCAAATCGCGGGTAAAATGGTTGGTCGCCAAATTCAGAGAAGTTCACAACGCGTACAAGTTTTACATCAAGATCTTTTGCTAATTCTTTTGCTTTTTTTTGCGCTTCATCAATTGCTTTCTTTCTAGCTTCTCTGCGAAGCTCACTCTCGTCGTCAATTGTAAAATTAAGTCCGCTTATATTACTTGCTCCACGTTCCCCTATTCCTGCGACTATACTCCCCGCTTCATCTGTGTCGCGTACCTTAACTAAAATAGTTTGACTCACCTCAAATCCTGAGAGTACCCGCTCGCCACCAGGAGGACAAAATCCGCCAGTACACGATTCATGTTTGTATTCGTACTGTGGATACACATTGTAACTGATTGTTTTGATATCTTTTTTTCCAATATCATTTTTTTTCAAAAACGAAAGAATGTCATTTATTTTCTCTGCTGCTTCATCTTGTGCAGCCGTTACTGTTTCTCGTTCTTCTATAACAGAAAAAGAGAATTCAACAACGTCGGGAACTGCAAACACTTCACCTGTACCGGTGACGCTCACCACATTTGTGGCTGGTACGCCACCACCGATAAATCGATACTCTTTAATCTCACTAATGGTCTTCATCACCAAAAATACTGCAAGAAAGATAAGTACGAGTATCATAGCCTTCTGTATGCGTATATTTGTCATTATAGTATCTTCTTCCATAAAAAGTTTTTTAGCTTTTGTAATGCAAATCAGTATATACCTAAAACATCAAAAAAGAAAAGTGGGGATATCAAAGATAATCCAGAAGTCTGTCGTACTCAATAAAATCGAAGATTTGGAAGCCATATTGGATTAGCAGACTGAAGTTATTGGTAAGAAGAAGTATTCCAATAAGAATGAGAAACATTCCACCAATTATCGACATCCATTTAAGATATCTAGAAATCTTTTCTATGTACTTGGTTGCGTGCGAAAACCCCAATGCGACAAGTAGGAATGGAATCGCAAGCCCTACTGAAAACACACTTAGAAGCACCGCTCCTTGAAACGCCGTTGTGGAAGTAGACGCTAAGAGAAGTATGGAACCCAAGATAGGACCAACACACGGAGTCCAACCAAATGCGAATGCCGATCCAATGGTTAGAGAGGTGGTTGGTCTACCTATTTTAAGAAATGATGGCATTTTTATCCGCCGGTCAATCTGCAAAAACGACAAGTTGAAAACGCCGAG
This window harbors:
- a CDS encoding SIMPL domain-containing protein (The SIMPL domain is named for its presence in mouse protein SIMPL (signalling molecule that associates with mouse pelle-like kinase). Bacterial member BP26, from Brucella, was shown to assemble into a channel-like structure, while YggE from E. coli has been associated with resistance to oxidative stress.) — protein: MEEDTIMTNIRIQKAMILVLIFLAVFLVMKTISEIKEYRFIGGGVPATNVVSVTGTGEVFAVPDVVEFSFSVIEERETVTAAQDEAAEKINDILSFLKKNDIGKKDIKTISYNVYPQYEYKHESCTGGFCPPGGERVLSGFEVSQTILVKVRDTDEAGSIVAGIGERGASNISGLNFTIDDESELRREARKKAIDEAQKKAKELAKDLDVKLVRVVNFSEFGDQPFYPRFDFAEATVLGKVGGSMAPEIPVGENKIVSRVTITYEIR
- a CDS encoding sulfite exporter TauE/SafE family protein; this translates as MEPISIGFIIAAFVAGLLTFLAPCTLPLVPAYLGFISGVSTEDLEDPTRAAFARRRIFLNGVFFILGFTIVFIVFGTLAGLIGQGLVPYRIWLTRIGGVLVILFGLFMLGVFNLSFLQIDRRIKMPSFLKIGRPTTSLTIGSAFAFGWTPCVGPILGSILLLASTSTTAFQGAVLLSVFSVGLAIPFLLVALGFSHATKYIEKISRYLKWMSIIGGMFLILIGILLLTNNFSLLIQYGFQIFDFIEYDRLLDYL